A window of Hymenobacter aerilatus contains these coding sequences:
- a CDS encoding glycosyltransferase, with translation MRSLLFAVTTDLNYDQRMQRICGSLARQGYHVTLVGRAWPQSEPLQPQPYKQHRLQCWFTKGKLFYAEFTVRLLLYLLRQRASAWCAIDLDTALPVWLRARLGGQPFVYDAHELFTEVPEVVSRPAVQRVWRWVEGFIVPRAALAYTVGPALAGVFEARYGRPFAVVRNISRLTAAETETHLPAPGGYILYQGTLNVGRGLEALLDAMPHVQGRLVLCGEGDLSAELRARAGRLGLLTSGKVEFRGYVLPHELRAVTHGAVVGIMLLEKQGLSYYYSLANKFFDYLHAGVPQLIVDFPEYRALNDVYDVAEVVALTPTAIAQALNQLLHHAPGRYQELVRNCRRARQVLNWQHEEQHLLQLYAGLWPTPEAQRACG, from the coding sequence ATGCGCTCTTTGCTCTTCGCTGTTACTACTGATCTGAACTACGACCAGCGGATGCAGCGCATTTGCGGCAGCTTGGCTCGGCAGGGTTACCACGTGACGCTAGTAGGGCGCGCGTGGCCGCAGTCAGAACCGCTGCAACCTCAACCGTACAAACAGCACCGGCTGCAGTGCTGGTTCACGAAGGGGAAGTTGTTCTACGCGGAGTTTACGGTGCGGCTGCTGCTCTACCTGCTACGGCAGCGGGCCAGCGCCTGGTGCGCCATCGACCTAGATACGGCCCTACCCGTATGGTTGCGCGCCCGGCTGGGGGGGCAGCCCTTCGTATACGATGCGCACGAGCTTTTCACGGAAGTGCCCGAGGTAGTAAGTCGCCCCGCGGTGCAGCGTGTGTGGCGATGGGTAGAAGGCTTTATTGTGCCGCGTGCGGCCCTAGCCTATACGGTAGGGCCCGCGCTGGCGGGCGTGTTCGAGGCCCGCTACGGTAGGCCCTTTGCCGTAGTTCGCAATATAAGTCGGTTAACGGCTGCGGAAACCGAAACGCATTTGCCAGCGCCCGGAGGCTATATCCTCTATCAGGGTACGCTGAACGTAGGGCGCGGCCTGGAGGCGCTGCTAGACGCCATGCCCCACGTGCAGGGGCGGCTGGTGCTTTGCGGCGAGGGCGACTTGTCGGCGGAACTGCGGGCGCGGGCCGGGCGGCTGGGGCTGTTAACCTCGGGTAAGGTAGAGTTTAGGGGGTATGTACTGCCCCACGAGCTGCGTGCCGTGACGCATGGGGCGGTGGTGGGTATTATGCTGCTTGAAAAGCAGGGACTGAGCTACTACTACTCACTGGCTAACAAGTTTTTCGATTACCTGCACGCGGGTGTGCCGCAGCTGATTGTGGATTTTCCGGAGTATCGGGCCCTGAACGATGTATATGATGTGGCCGAGGTGGTGGCCCTCACGCCCACAGCCATTGCGCAGGCGCTCAATCAGCTATTGCATCACGCGCCCGGCCGTTACCAGGAGTTGGTGCGCAACTGCCGGCGGGCGCGGCAGGTGCTCAACTGGCAGCACGAGGAGCAGCATCTGCTACAGCTCTACGCGGGCTTGTGGCCTACCCCCGAAGCACAACGTGCCTGCGGGTAG
- the miaA gene encoding tRNA (adenosine(37)-N6)-dimethylallyltransferase MiaA: protein MLDLTSLAAAARPTLLVIAGPTAVGKTALCVTLAQQLGTEIVSADSRQFFREMSIGTAKPTPAEMQGVPHHFINSHSITESYNAGRYEVECLALLDQLFQRHQVVILTGGSGLYLQAVTDGFDALPTIDPAVRAGIQQELVAHGLPALVAELARLDPVAHARIDAQNPQRVVRALEVTRGTGQPFSSFHGQHTKAARPFDVVKIALHREREELYQRIDQRVDEMLAAGLLAEVESVLPYRHHNALQTVGYQEIFGYLDGAYDWAEAVRLLKRNTRHYAKRQLTWLRRDAQYEWLHPAEVGPR from the coding sequence ATGCTGGATCTTACCTCGCTGGCAGCGGCCGCTCGTCCTACCTTATTAGTTATTGCCGGTCCCACGGCCGTGGGCAAAACGGCGCTGTGTGTAACGCTGGCTCAGCAGCTGGGCACCGAAATCGTATCGGCCGACTCGCGGCAGTTTTTTCGGGAGATGAGCATTGGCACGGCCAAGCCTACCCCGGCTGAGATGCAGGGGGTGCCGCACCACTTCATCAACTCGCACAGCATCACGGAAAGCTACAATGCGGGGCGCTACGAGGTGGAGTGCCTGGCGCTGCTCGATCAGCTGTTTCAGCGGCACCAGGTAGTGATTCTGACAGGCGGCTCGGGCTTGTACTTGCAAGCCGTGACGGATGGCTTTGATGCCCTACCCACCATCGACCCGGCTGTGCGGGCCGGCATTCAGCAGGAGCTGGTGGCGCACGGCCTACCCGCGCTGGTGGCCGAACTGGCCCGCCTCGACCCGGTGGCGCACGCTCGCATCGACGCGCAAAACCCCCAGCGTGTGGTGCGGGCCCTGGAAGTAACGCGGGGTACGGGGCAGCCCTTTTCCAGCTTCCACGGCCAGCACACTAAGGCGGCGCGCCCTTTTGATGTGGTGAAGATTGCCCTGCACCGCGAGCGGGAAGAGCTGTACCAGCGCATCGACCAGCGCGTAGACGAGATGTTGGCGGCGGGCCTGCTGGCTGAGGTGGAAAGCGTGCTGCCCTACCGCCACCACAACGCCTTGCAAACAGTAGGCTACCAGGAAATCTTCGGCTACCTCGATGGGGCCTACGACTGGGCCGAGGCCGTGCGCCTGCTCAAGCGCAACACCCGCCACTACGCCAAGCGCCAGCTCACCTGGCTCCGCCGCGATGCGCAGTATGAGTGGCTGCACCCGGCTGAGGTAGGGCCGCGCTAA
- the pfkA gene encoding 6-phosphofructokinase, producing the protein MKRIAVFTSGGDAPGMNACIRAVVRTAVYHGIEVYGIMRGYSGMIKGEFVKLDSASVSNMVQRGGTILKSARSQKFMTKEGRQQAYDQLMNNGIEGLIAIGGNGTFTGATLFEQEFGIPTVGAPGTIDNDLFGTDYTIGYDTAVNTALEAIDKIRDTADSHDRCFFIEVMGRDSGYIAIPCAIGGGAEIVMVPETQMSTEAVIDTLREGWKRSKTSFIVIVAEGEVEGNVHEVARRVKAAIPQLDTRVTIVGHIQRGGSPTAADRLLSSQIGIAAVEGLVNGMRNVMAGIVDKKLVYTPFADTISKKKLINQSFMRMVEILNS; encoded by the coding sequence ATGAAACGTATTGCAGTTTTCACCAGCGGCGGCGACGCGCCTGGTATGAACGCCTGCATTCGGGCCGTGGTACGCACGGCCGTTTACCACGGCATCGAAGTATACGGTATTATGCGCGGCTACTCGGGCATGATCAAGGGCGAGTTCGTGAAGCTGGATTCGGCTTCCGTCTCCAACATGGTGCAGCGAGGTGGCACCATCCTCAAATCGGCGCGCAGCCAGAAGTTCATGACAAAAGAAGGCCGCCAGCAGGCCTACGATCAGCTCATGAACAACGGCATCGAAGGTCTGATTGCCATTGGCGGCAACGGTACCTTCACGGGGGCTACCCTCTTCGAGCAGGAATTTGGCATACCTACGGTAGGCGCGCCCGGCACGATTGACAACGACCTGTTTGGCACGGACTACACCATTGGCTACGACACGGCCGTGAACACGGCCCTGGAGGCCATCGACAAAATCCGCGATACAGCTGACTCGCACGACCGGTGCTTCTTTATTGAAGTAATGGGCCGCGACTCGGGCTACATTGCCATTCCATGCGCCATTGGCGGCGGCGCCGAGATTGTGATGGTGCCGGAAACGCAAATGTCGACGGAGGCGGTAATTGATACGCTGCGCGAGGGCTGGAAGCGTTCCAAAACCTCGTTCATCGTGATTGTGGCCGAGGGCGAGGTAGAGGGCAATGTACACGAAGTAGCCAGGCGCGTGAAGGCAGCCATTCCGCAGCTCGACACCCGCGTAACGATTGTGGGCCACATCCAGCGCGGGGGCTCCCCCACCGCCGCCGACCGCCTGCTTAGCTCTCAGATTGGTATTGCCGCCGTAGAGGGCTTAGTTAATGGTATGCGCAACGTAATGGCCGGCATTGTAGACAAGAAGTTGGTATACACACCCTTCGCCGACACTATTAGTAAGAAAAAGCTCATCAACCAAAGCTTTATGCGGATGGTAGAGATTTTGAACTCGTAG